The following coding sequences lie in one Glycine max cultivar Williams 82 chromosome 19, Glycine_max_v4.0, whole genome shotgun sequence genomic window:
- the LOC100785626 gene encoding putative glutamine amidotransferase GAT1_2.1 isoform X2 has product MSSDICGILPRILIVSRRTVRKNKFVDFVGEYHLDLIVSYGGVPVIVPRVSGVHTLLNSFEPIHGVLLCEGEDIEACWYDHNDDHDSDGLDLSQEELEEIRRLHASDTSIDKEKDSIELSLAKLCLERNIPYLGICRGSQVLNVACGGTLYQDIGKELSKKCDQSQRVMHINYDDYDGHRHAVKLVKNTPLCHWFQGEEEEKEEGEEMEILVNSYHHQGVKKLAERFIPMAFASDGLIEGFYDPECYNPQDGKFIMGLQFHPERMRKPDSDEFDYPGCPFAYKEFVKAVIAYQKKLNSLTSVPKPLKLNKEMESKRKIIVRSFSLAKNLYTMGRGNCSSKDSELEIGAEFLEFPFHRHFDLLKNESMHNLHAVKHGVKCATRESVKANGGNS; this is encoded by the exons atgtcTTCCGATATCTGTGGCATTCTCCCTCGTATTCTCATCGTTTCCAGGCGAACCGTTCGCAAAAACAAGTTCGTTGATTTCGTTG gagAATACCACCTTGACCTTATAGTAAGCTACGGTGGGGTGCCCGTGATTGTCCCTCGCGTTTCCGGCGTTCACACGTTGCTCAACAGCTTTGAGCCAATTCATGGTGTTCTTCTCTgcgaag GTGAAGATATTGAGGCATGTTGGTATGATCACAACGACGATCATGACAGTGATGGCTTGGATCTTTCCCAAGAGGAGTTGGAAGAAATCAGAAGGCTTCATGCGAGTGACACCTCCATTGACAAAGAGAAAGACTCAATTGAGTTGAGTCTGGCCAAACTCTGCCTCGAAAGGAACATTCCCTACTTGGGAATCTGCAGGGGCTCCCAGGTTCTCAATGTTGCATGTGGGGGTACCCTTTACCAGGACATAGGGAAAGAGCTTTCAAAAAAATGTGATCAAAGCCAGAGAGTGATGCACATCAACTATGATGATTATGATGGTCATAGACATGCTGTTAAACTGGTCAAAAACACCCCTTTGTGTCATTGGTTTCagggtgaagaagaagaaaaagaagaaggggAAGAAATGGAGATTTTGGTGAATAGCTATCACCATCAAGGGGTTAAGAAGTTGGCTGAACGTTTTATCCCTATGGCCTTTGCTTCTGATGGTTTGATTGAAGGGTTTTATGATCCTGAATGTTATAATCCTCAAGATGGCAAATTTATCATGGGATTGCAATTTCACCCTGAGCGTATGAGAAAGCCTGATTCCGATGAATTTGATTACCCTGGATGCCCCTTCGCCTATAAG GAATTTGTAAAGGCAGTGATTGCTTATCAGAAGAAGCTGAATAGTTTGACATCTGTGCCAAAGCCTCTGAAACTTAACAAGGAAATGGAGAGCAAGAGGAAAATTATAGTGCGTAGCTTCTCACTTGCCAAAAACCTATACACCATGGGTCGCGGGAATTGCTCCTCCAAAGACTCTGAACTTGAAATTGGAGCAGAATTTTTGGAG TTTCCATTCCACCGACATTTTGACTTATTGAAGAATGAAAGTATGCATAACTTGCATGCAGTCAAACACGGCGTTAAGTGTGCAACAAGAGAATCGGTTAAAGCAAATGGGGGCAACAGTTAG
- the LOC100785626 gene encoding putative glutamine amidotransferase GAT1_2.1 isoform X1, with protein MSSDICGILPRILIVSRRTVRKNKFVDFVGEYHLDLIVSYGGVPVIVPRVSGVHTLLNSFEPIHGVLLCEGEDIEACWYDHNDDHDSDGLDLSQEELEEIRRLHASDTSIDKEKDSIELSLAKLCLERNIPYLGICRGSQVLNVACGGTLYQDIGKELSKKCDQSQRVMHINYDDYDGHRHAVKLVKNTPLCHWFQGEEEEKEEGEEMEILVNSYHHQGVKKLAERFIPMAFASDGLIEGFYDPECYNPQDGKFIMGLQFHPERMRKPDSDEFDYPGCPFAYKEFVKAVIAYQKKLNSLTSVPKPLKLNKEMESKRKIIVRSFSLAKNLYTMGRGNCSSKDSELEIGAEFLESNTALSVQQENRLKQMGATVRNGGSYVERLKLNEVREKMAKNVMGKMSVEQLSDLLSFYRTMDQICSQVLERKLHDVVNDFTS; from the exons atgtcTTCCGATATCTGTGGCATTCTCCCTCGTATTCTCATCGTTTCCAGGCGAACCGTTCGCAAAAACAAGTTCGTTGATTTCGTTG gagAATACCACCTTGACCTTATAGTAAGCTACGGTGGGGTGCCCGTGATTGTCCCTCGCGTTTCCGGCGTTCACACGTTGCTCAACAGCTTTGAGCCAATTCATGGTGTTCTTCTCTgcgaag GTGAAGATATTGAGGCATGTTGGTATGATCACAACGACGATCATGACAGTGATGGCTTGGATCTTTCCCAAGAGGAGTTGGAAGAAATCAGAAGGCTTCATGCGAGTGACACCTCCATTGACAAAGAGAAAGACTCAATTGAGTTGAGTCTGGCCAAACTCTGCCTCGAAAGGAACATTCCCTACTTGGGAATCTGCAGGGGCTCCCAGGTTCTCAATGTTGCATGTGGGGGTACCCTTTACCAGGACATAGGGAAAGAGCTTTCAAAAAAATGTGATCAAAGCCAGAGAGTGATGCACATCAACTATGATGATTATGATGGTCATAGACATGCTGTTAAACTGGTCAAAAACACCCCTTTGTGTCATTGGTTTCagggtgaagaagaagaaaaagaagaaggggAAGAAATGGAGATTTTGGTGAATAGCTATCACCATCAAGGGGTTAAGAAGTTGGCTGAACGTTTTATCCCTATGGCCTTTGCTTCTGATGGTTTGATTGAAGGGTTTTATGATCCTGAATGTTATAATCCTCAAGATGGCAAATTTATCATGGGATTGCAATTTCACCCTGAGCGTATGAGAAAGCCTGATTCCGATGAATTTGATTACCCTGGATGCCCCTTCGCCTATAAG GAATTTGTAAAGGCAGTGATTGCTTATCAGAAGAAGCTGAATAGTTTGACATCTGTGCCAAAGCCTCTGAAACTTAACAAGGAAATGGAGAGCAAGAGGAAAATTATAGTGCGTAGCTTCTCACTTGCCAAAAACCTATACACCATGGGTCGCGGGAATTGCTCCTCCAAAGACTCTGAACTTGAAATTGGAGCAGAATTTTTGGAG TCAAACACGGCGTTAAGTGTGCAACAAGAGAATCGGTTAAAGCAAATGGGGGCAACAGTTAGGAATGGAGGGTCATACGTTGAGAGACTGAAGCTGAATGAAGTAAGGGAAAAAATGGCCAAAAATGTAATGGGAAAGATGTCAGTGGAGCAATTGTCTGATCTGCTCTCTTTCTACCGCACCATGGACCAGATTTGCTCTCAAGTATTGGAAAGAAAGCTACATGACGTTGTCAATGACTTCACTTCATGA